One genomic segment of Intestinimonas butyriciproducens includes these proteins:
- a CDS encoding aminotransferase class V-fold PLP-dependent enzyme, whose protein sequence is MRQRYFDSAATTRPKAPGVSEAAADFLDRVCCNIGRGDYQNAYDAANVALEVREKLCTLLGGPAPQNVIFTPGCTHSLNYVIKGLLEPGDRAAVSTMEHNAVLRPLKQMERWGVAVDYLPCSEQGELLLEQVEGRLTERTRLVVLTHASNVCGTRMPIEAVGKLCRERGIFFCVDAAQSAGLLPIDMDAMGIDALAFPAHKGLMGPQGLGGLLLTDALAERLTPLIAGGTGSLSDLESMPGFLPDRFEAGTLNLPGIYGLRAALDWGAAQGWENLRRREKRLTGHLIARMREMEEDGLRVLGTLDAERQVGVVSVDFPGLDNAEAAFRLEKEFGIQARCGLHCAPLAHKTLGTFPQGTVRFSVNPLTRFEDIDYLQAAVCEVMGI, encoded by the coding sequence ATGAGACAGCGATACTTTGACAGCGCGGCCACAACCCGGCCCAAAGCGCCCGGCGTATCGGAGGCCGCGGCGGACTTCCTGGACCGGGTATGCTGCAACATCGGCCGCGGCGACTACCAGAACGCCTATGACGCGGCAAATGTGGCGCTGGAGGTGCGGGAGAAGCTCTGCACACTTCTGGGGGGGCCGGCCCCCCAGAATGTGATCTTCACGCCCGGCTGCACCCACTCTCTCAACTATGTGATTAAGGGCCTCCTGGAGCCCGGGGACCGGGCGGCCGTCTCCACCATGGAGCATAACGCCGTGCTGCGTCCGCTGAAACAGATGGAGCGCTGGGGCGTGGCGGTGGACTACCTGCCCTGCAGCGAACAGGGAGAACTGCTTTTGGAACAGGTGGAGGGGCGCCTGACGGAGCGGACAAGGCTTGTGGTGCTCACCCACGCCTCCAACGTGTGCGGCACCCGGATGCCCATTGAGGCGGTAGGAAAACTGTGCCGGGAGCGGGGCATCTTCTTTTGTGTGGACGCCGCCCAGAGCGCTGGTCTGCTCCCCATCGATATGGATGCCATGGGTATCGACGCGCTGGCCTTCCCTGCCCATAAGGGGTTGATGGGACCGCAGGGACTGGGGGGCTTACTCCTCACCGACGCCCTGGCAGAGCGGCTCACACCTCTCATTGCGGGGGGGACGGGGAGTCTTTCGGACCTGGAGAGTATGCCCGGCTTCCTTCCGGACCGGTTTGAAGCGGGCACACTGAATCTTCCCGGGATTTACGGGCTCCGGGCCGCGCTGGACTGGGGCGCCGCCCAGGGCTGGGAGAACCTGCGCCGGCGGGAGAAGAGGCTGACCGGCCATCTCATCGCCCGAATGCGGGAGATGGAGGAGGACGGATTGCGGGTGCTGGGGACGCTGGACGCCGAACGCCAGGTGGGTGTGGTATCGGTGGATTTTCCGGGCCTGGACAATGCCGAGGCCGCCTTCCGCCTGGAAAAGGAGTTCGGCATACAGGCTCGGTGCGGCCTTCACTGCGCCCCGCTGGCCCATAAGACCCTGGGGACCTTCCCACAGGGAACGGTCCGCTTTTCCGTGAACCCCCTCACCCGGTTCGAGGATATCGACTACCTTCAGGCCGCCGTGTGCGAGGTCATGGGGATATGA
- a CDS encoding response regulator transcription factor: MAEKILLIEDEEKLARMVELELRYEGYEVEKAFDGRTGLERALSGEHDLILLDIMLPGMSGMEVLRRLRRESQAPVIMLTARDTVVDKVSGLDSGADDYITKPFAIEELLARIRAALRKRPSAPAEAPKLTCGALVMDTERHEVTVRGAPVELTRREFDLLHYLLENKEKVISRESLLDHVWGFDFAGETNAVDVYIRFLRSKIDEKFGVKIIHTVRGVGYVVREEDAS, from the coding sequence TTGGCGGAAAAAATCCTGCTCATCGAGGACGAGGAAAAGCTGGCCCGGATGGTGGAGCTGGAGCTCCGATATGAGGGCTACGAGGTAGAAAAGGCCTTCGACGGCCGAACGGGCCTGGAGCGGGCCCTCTCAGGGGAACACGATCTGATCTTGCTGGACATCATGCTCCCAGGCATGTCCGGCATGGAGGTGCTCCGCCGTCTGCGGCGGGAAAGCCAGGCGCCTGTTATCATGCTCACCGCCCGGGACACAGTGGTGGACAAGGTGTCCGGCCTGGACTCCGGGGCGGACGACTATATCACCAAACCCTTCGCCATCGAAGAGCTGCTGGCCCGCATCCGGGCGGCCCTGCGCAAGCGGCCCTCCGCCCCGGCGGAGGCCCCCAAGCTCACCTGCGGCGCCCTGGTCATGGACACCGAGCGCCACGAGGTAACGGTGAGGGGCGCTCCCGTGGAGCTCACCCGGCGGGAATTCGACCTACTGCACTATCTGTTGGAAAACAAGGAGAAGGTCATCTCCCGGGAATCCCTTCTGGACCATGTCTGGGGCTTCGACTTCGCCGGGGAAACCAACGCCGTGGACGTATACATCCGCTTTCTCCGGTCCAAGATCGACGAAAAGTTCGGTGTAAAGATCATCCACACGGTCCGGGGCGTGGGCTATGTGGTCCGGGAGGAGGATGCGTCATGA
- a CDS encoding sensor histidine kinase — MPSKQSQKPRGRVKSSIVLRLNLRLFLRLLGIYVFMDLLLLLLTGGGVLLWADRQCADVSALVEERGVPSAEATVWMAAGDYTVSALTEPPDRAGFLLNGAYFNLGSLRDDPLSGSLRTLDLGAAPFFFGPWTSHPGRDVTYTVALPNNGEPYAITLDLEHQVTLAVFAGRVLLICQLVSLLCNLFKNAGTIRRTLKPIQELAAAATRLGNASSMSPEELSALAGRLDEINATHLDKRIPVSGTQKELKTLAQAINAMLDRINEAYRSQMRFVSDASHELRTPISVIQGYANLLDRWGKDDPDTMQEAIDAIRSEADAMKELVEQLLFLARGDNDSMRIDQTDFDLTEVAAQVLKETEMIDQTHLFSAQWSTGPVPVHADLGLIKQCLRVLVDNSIKYTPAGGRITLRVEADESLARLSVQDEGQGIDAESLPHIFDRFFRTDQSRARQTGGTGLGLAIAKWIVERHGGWFEVLSREGIGTRMTMVLPLARLAEED, encoded by the coding sequence ATGCCGTCAAAACAAAGCCAAAAGCCCCGGGGGCGGGTAAAATCCTCCATCGTCCTGCGGCTGAACCTGCGTCTTTTCCTGCGTCTGCTGGGCATCTATGTCTTTATGGACCTTCTCCTCCTGCTGCTGACCGGGGGAGGCGTCCTGCTCTGGGCCGACCGGCAGTGTGCCGATGTGTCCGCCCTGGTGGAGGAGCGCGGTGTGCCCTCTGCCGAGGCCACCGTCTGGATGGCCGCCGGGGACTATACCGTGTCCGCACTGACCGAGCCCCCAGACCGGGCCGGCTTTCTCCTCAACGGTGCGTATTTCAACCTGGGTTCTCTCCGCGACGACCCGCTCTCCGGGAGCCTGCGCACCCTGGATCTGGGCGCCGCCCCCTTCTTCTTCGGCCCCTGGACCTCTCATCCGGGCCGGGACGTGACCTACACCGTCGCCCTGCCCAACAACGGCGAACCCTACGCCATCACCCTGGATCTGGAGCACCAGGTCACCTTGGCGGTCTTTGCCGGGCGGGTGCTGCTTATCTGCCAATTGGTGAGTCTGTTGTGCAATCTGTTTAAAAACGCGGGCACCATCAGGCGCACCCTCAAACCCATTCAGGAGCTGGCCGCTGCGGCCACCCGGCTGGGAAACGCCTCCTCCATGTCTCCGGAGGAGCTCTCCGCTCTGGCGGGAAGGCTGGATGAGATCAACGCCACCCACTTGGATAAGCGCATTCCGGTCAGCGGCACCCAGAAGGAGCTCAAGACCTTGGCCCAGGCCATCAATGCCATGCTGGACCGCATCAATGAGGCCTATCGCTCTCAGATGCGCTTCGTCTCCGACGCCTCTCACGAGCTCCGGACCCCCATCTCTGTCATCCAGGGTTATGCCAATCTCCTGGACCGATGGGGCAAGGATGACCCCGACACCATGCAGGAGGCCATCGACGCCATCCGTTCCGAGGCCGACGCCATGAAGGAGCTGGTGGAGCAGCTTCTCTTTCTGGCCCGGGGGGACAATGATTCCATGCGCATCGACCAGACGGACTTTGACCTTACGGAGGTGGCCGCCCAGGTCCTCAAAGAGACAGAGATGATCGATCAGACCCATCTCTTCTCCGCGCAGTGGTCCACCGGCCCCGTACCCGTCCACGCCGACCTCGGGCTCATCAAGCAGTGTCTCCGGGTCCTGGTGGACAACAGCATCAAATATACCCCCGCCGGAGGCCGGATCACCCTCCGGGTGGAGGCGGACGAGAGCCTTGCCCGCCTCTCTGTCCAGGATGAGGGCCAGGGCATCGACGCTGAAAGCCTCCCGCATATTTTTGACCGCTTTTTCCGCACCGATCAGTCCCGGGCCCGCCAGACCGGCGGCACCGGCCTGGGCCTGGCCATCGCCAAATGGATCGTGGAACGCCACGGCGGCTGGTTTGAAGTCCTCTCCCGGGAGGGGATCGGCACCCGGATGACGATGGTCCTGCCCCTGGCACGCCTGGCGGAGGAGGACTGA